The DNA segment ACCTGAATTTATGGAAATCAAAGATACATTCCGTGTGAACCTTTATCGTCCTGATATCGTGAAGCCGATAAAGGCCGATAAAAAACCGATAAATGATATACGACGGCAGCTCAGACTGGATTTGAAGAATCTATCATAAAGCCATCTGCATGATTCGTAAATTGTATTATAAAGAACAGAATACATTTGTAAAAAAGCAAACATTACATATTAGAATGATTCCCTTTTAAAATTTTATTGAAAATACGCAGGCAGAAGATTAACAGCTATGTAAATACTCTGAACTTCATCGGGTAAGACGGTAAGAATATATCACATGGTTATCTGTTAGAAACCAATTCTTCACACGATAATAGTAAACCCGTGGATATGTTTCCAGCCATACATCGCGAACCTCTAAAACACATAACGTATCCTCATACAAAACCAGCTTCTCATTACCCTTTGGCATCAAGGTACCTACACCTATTGTGTAAAGAATTATCACTATCCCTGGCAGTATGCGTTTTGCTTTTGCCATGCGCAGTACAAAGGTCACAAGAAGCAGCAGAATATATCCTATGTACATCCACTGCTTCGGAAAGACACGCAAAGAGTATCCCATTTTATTTAAGACAGCAAGCAGTATAAAATACAGAACCGGCAACAGCCATAACAGCAGATAACAAAATGAACGTATACGTGTAATAGGATCCTTTTTCATATGCCTGCCTCCATTTCTGCTCAGTCCGACCTTGCCTTCATGATGTCTATAGTAAGCTGTTACGCTTCGTAGCTCGTAATAAATGTTAATAAGAAATCAACCCATAAGATATGAAAAGAAATACACAATGATAGCATATATCATAAATATACATTTCAAATAATTCGCATCCCTGAATTTCAGCTGTGAATCATAGCGCAATATTTTATGATACCTTCCTTTATTCATTTTACAAGCCTCCTATTATGCCGGCAACATTTCCTTACGCTTACTCAAAGAAATTCATTTTGCTTAGCTTGCAATACTGTGCAACACCGGACAACAGGACTTCTTCGTCAAAATCAAAGTCATGCGCATGCAAAGCAATTCCCGTCCCTGTCCCAAGGAAAAAGAATACACCGGGAACCTTTCGCTGATAATGCGCAAAATCCTCGGAAATCATTTCCGGTTCCTCCAGCAATACGATATCCGGATCCATGCTACACACCTGATCCACCAGCGCAGCATCATTCATAACAGCCGGATAGCCGCTATTGATATCAAAGGTAAAGCCTGCTCCCTGCTCCTCGTAGGTCTTCGCAAGCTCAAACATATGCTGCTTCATATACTGATAGGTTTCATCCTGAAAGGCGCGCAGTGTTCCCTCCAGTCGTGCATGATTCGCCACTACATTGCGTACAGTTCCACTTTTTAACAGTCCGAAACGCAACAGCCGGTAGGTTTCTGGTGACAGCTCTTCCTTTTCCATTTTATACAAATCAAGCAAATAGCGCGCCGCGATTTCCATGGCATCAATGCCTTCCTTATACTTAGCCGCATGTGCACTCTTGCCTGTAATGTCAATGTTTACCTCACTGGAACGGGCCATAAATTCATTTTTGCGTGTTGCAATGACTCCTTTATCCAGCATCGGCCATACATGAAAGCCGAAAATACGCCTGATACGATACTGTTCAAATATACCGCTTTTACACATCGGTTCTGCACCACCCGGGGTTTCCTCTCCCGGCTGAAAAATGAGAACCACGTTATGCGGAAGCTCCTTATAATAGGTAGACAGCTGATGTGCAAATTCCAGCAGCATCGCCATATGTCCGTCATGTCCGCAGGCATGCATACAGCCCTCATGACGGGAAGCAAAAGATCTTCCAGTAGCCTCAGTAACCGGCAATGCATCCATATCACTGCGAAATGCTATACTATCTGCCCTTCCCGCATCAAAAAAAGCAACCACACTGCTTGGAATTGGTGAGCTTACTGTACAGGGAAGCTCCCTGAGAGCCTCTTGTATATACGCCTGTGTTTTTGGCAGGTTTAATTCCAGTTCCGGAATCTGATGCAAATCTCTGCGAAATGTCCTTATTCTTTCCAACATATGCTTCATCCTCCCTGTTTCATGTTATGTCTATTATATAGGAAACCATCCCTCATGTAAATATTTTCATTTTATGAAATCAAATCACATTATTTTCATAAAACGGTTGTAATTTATCTTGAATAGTGATATGATACAGAAAAATAGATAGAGGCGCGGGAGCGACTACATCAGCTGGAGTCGGCAGACACCTGACAGCTGGTTTCAGCAATTCCGCCGAACTGCAGTCTTAGGCATAGGATTGTGGTGGGCTTATGAAGAAGATTCATAAGACTGTCTACCATCAGTAGATGTGCTATCATTATTGTCATAGGGTGAACTACAATGTCAGTAAGGGTGCATACTCCTGCTGGCATTTTTTAATGAGGTGATGGAAATGAGTAAAAAGGTATTGGAAATTTCGGGAGTTTCCGTGGAACAACTGGCAAATGCGTGCGGTACTCCGTTATATGTGTATGATGAAAATAAAATCACACAAAAAATGAGTCAGTTTCATGAGCTGTTTCAGAGTGAGGATTTTGAAACTGAGGTATTGTATGCCTCTAAGGCATTTTCCTGCAAGGCAATCGTTCAAATGGCTGCCATACATGGGCTTTGTCTGGATGTCGTCAGTGGTGGTGAGTTGTATACTGCCATGCAGGCAGGCTTTCCCATGGATAAAATTTATTTCCACGGAAATAACAAAACCTGGGATGAGCTGATCATGGCGCTGGAGGCCGGTGTTGGCTGTATCGTGGTGGATAATGCAATGGAGTGTGAGCTGCTGGTAAAAGCTGCCGCCAGAGTAGGCACAGCAGTGCGTACTCTGATCCGGGTAAATCCGGGGGTGGAAGCCCATACGCATAAATATATCGTCACCGCCCATCTGGATAGCAAATTTGGGATTTCCATCAGCCGTATGGAGGATATCCGGGATATGATCCATACCCTGACCAGTATTCCGAATATCACCTTTGAAGGCTTTCATTCCCATATCGGGTCGCAGATATTTGATAAAGAGGCATATGTCGCTGAAATTCAGACTCTGATGAAATTTGTGGATGATATGCAGAAGCGCTACGGCATCAAAACGACTGCCCTGAACCTGGGAGGCGGCTTTGCGGCCTACTATACAAGTGAGGATCATCCGATTCCACTGCAGGAGGTTTGTCAGACAATTCTGAATACATGCAAATGGGAACGGGAACGATACCATCTGCCGATTCGTAAGCTAATGATTGAGCCGGGACGAAGCATTGTGGCAGAGGCAGGCTCCACCCTGTATCGCATCGGATATCAGAAGCAGACGGAAAACAAAAAATATATTTTCGTGGACGGCGGTATGTCGGATAACATCCGCCCTGCACTCTATCAGGCTGCCTATGCCTGTGATATCGCAAACCGCATGGATGAGGAAAAAAGCGAAACGGTCACGGTTGCCGGTAAGTGCTGTGAATCAGGAGATATCCTGGTGGAAAATGCTTTACTGCCGCACGCACAGACGAATGATCTGCTCATCCTGTATACCACCGGTGCCTATGGCTACAGCATGGCAAGCAATTACAACCGTCTTGGCAGACCGGCAGTCGTGTTTGTAAAGGATGGAAAGGTGCGCTATGTAGTAAAACGCGAAACGTATGAGGATATGTGCAAGCTGGAATGTGATGAGGAAATTAAAGTATGAATGTTGTAGAGAAGTATGGAGGGACAAGCGTTGGTACGATTGAACAGATCAAAGCCATCGCAGCGCATGCGGCCAAATGTAAGGCACGAGGAGATAACCTGGTCATCGTGGCCAGTGCCATGGGGAAAACAACGAATAAGCTGATCGCTATGGCAAACGAAATCGGAGAGCACGTCAATGAGCGGGAGCTGGATTCCTTGCTGTCAACCGGAGAGCAGAGGACGATTACCCTGCTTGCTATGGCAATCGACGCGTTAGGTGTTCCGGCAATTTCCTTGACCGGATATCAGTGCGGCTTCATAACCAGCCACCATCATTCCCATGCCCGCATAATGGATATAGATATCACCCGGCTCAGGCAGCACCTCGATGACAACAGGGTTGTTGTGGTTGCGGGCTTTCAGGGAGCGAATGAGTATGGGGATATCACAACACTTGGACGTGGGGGAAGTGATACAACGGCGGTTGCACTTGCGGCAAAGCTGGGCTGGGAATGTCATATCTTCACAGATGTTAACGGTGTGTATACCATTGACCCCAGAATGTATCCGCATGCGAAACGTTTGCAGGAAATCACATATAATGAAATGATGCAGATGGCCTGTCTTGGTGCAGGCGTACTGGAAACAAGAAGTGTAGAGCTGGCCAGTAAATACAATGTGAAATTATTTCTGGGAAGAGCATTAGAGGAGAATTTAAACAAAGGAACGTATATTATGGAAAAAACGAAGCATCTCGAAGATATGCCAATCACCGGTATCAGCATCAAAGAAGATTATGCAATTATGAGGGTAAATGATCTGCCCAACGATGGAAAGTTTCTGAATTCGCTGTTTGCGATGATATCCGAGCTGGATATCAATCTGGATACGATATCCCAGCAGCTGACACACGATGGCAAGGTCAATTTCGCCTTCTATTGC comes from the Erysipelotrichaceae bacterium 66202529 genome and includes:
- a CDS encoding aspartate kinase yields the protein MNVVEKYGGTSVGTIEQIKAIAAHAAKCKARGDNLVIVASAMGKTTNKLIAMANEIGEHVNERELDSLLSTGEQRTITLLAMAIDALGVPAISLTGYQCGFITSHHHSHARIMDIDITRLRQHLDDNRVVVVAGFQGANEYGDITTLGRGGSDTTAVALAAKLGWECHIFTDVNGVYTIDPRMYPHAKRLQEITYNEMMQMACLGAGVLETRSVELASKYNVKLFLGRALEENLNKGTYIMEKTKHLEDMPITGISIKEDYAIMRVNDLPNDGKFLNSLFAMISELDINLDTISQQLTHDGKVNFAFYCNKQQSDVILKNIDRLHSRYPISRLLGFVKLSIVGVGISTHSGIAAKVLTTLSDHNIRYYQITSSEISISLTIEEKDKLKAVEVLGKAFDL
- the lysA gene encoding diaminopimelate decarboxylase; amino-acid sequence: MSKKVLEISGVSVEQLANACGTPLYVYDENKITQKMSQFHELFQSEDFETEVLYASKAFSCKAIVQMAAIHGLCLDVVSGGELYTAMQAGFPMDKIYFHGNNKTWDELIMALEAGVGCIVVDNAMECELLVKAAARVGTAVRTLIRVNPGVEAHTHKYIVTAHLDSKFGISISRMEDIRDMIHTLTSIPNITFEGFHSHIGSQIFDKEAYVAEIQTLMKFVDDMQKRYGIKTTALNLGGGFAAYYTSEDHPIPLQEVCQTILNTCKWERERYHLPIRKLMIEPGRSIVAEAGSTLYRIGYQKQTENKKYIFVDGGMSDNIRPALYQAAYACDIANRMDEEKSETVTVAGKCCESGDILVENALLPHAQTNDLLILYTTGAYGYSMASNYNRLGRPAVVFVKDGKVRYVVKRETYEDMCKLECDEEIKV
- a CDS encoding amidohydrolase, with translation MLERIRTFRRDLHQIPELELNLPKTQAYIQEALRELPCTVSSPIPSSVVAFFDAGRADSIAFRSDMDALPVTEATGRSFASRHEGCMHACGHDGHMAMLLEFAHQLSTYYKELPHNVVLIFQPGEETPGGAEPMCKSGIFEQYRIRRIFGFHVWPMLDKGVIATRKNEFMARSSEVNIDITGKSAHAAKYKEGIDAMEIAARYLLDLYKMEKEELSPETYRLLRFGLLKSGTVRNVVANHARLEGTLRAFQDETYQYMKQHMFELAKTYEEQGAGFTFDINSGYPAVMNDAALVDQVCSMDPDIVLLEEPEMISEDFAHYQRKVPGVFFFLGTGTGIALHAHDFDFDEEVLLSGVAQYCKLSKMNFFE